The following are encoded in a window of Oncorhynchus mykiss isolate Arlee chromosome Y, USDA_OmykA_1.1, whole genome shotgun sequence genomic DNA:
- the LOC118945330 gene encoding equistatin-like, with product MVTLTIILLVSTAFALGDATIRPMTPCERARYAATHGPIGAYIPMCDAAGRYTPKQCSGSTGYCWCVTTTGQKIQGTDTPPGTAINC from the exons ATGGTGACATTAACCATCATTCTGCTTGTCAGCACAGCTTTTGCTCTGGGAG ATGCTACGATACGACCCATGACCCCCTGTGAGCGTGCTAGATATGCTGCCACACATGGCCCAATTGGAGCCTACATCCCCATGTGCGACGCCGCTGGACGATACACCCCTAAGCAATGTTCGGGCTCTACAG GTTACTGTTGGTGTGTGACCACTACTGGACAGAAGATCCAGGGTACGGACACTCCACCAGGCACTGCTATCAACTGCTAG